A window of the Streptomyces albireticuli genome harbors these coding sequences:
- a CDS encoding ArnT family glycosyltransferase, with product MPVAQRAAVPAGTPVPHARPPFAHEPAAPPRNGPFWRRLLPALALLALVTRLPSFARPLWNPDEGFLATEARMLGQGAVLYRTVVDRKPPVLPWLYELCFALFGDGSLLPVKALAVLAQLLTAVLLASLARRRWGERAGRTAGSLYLLASVCLAPEDAQAACFEVFMLPWTAAAMWCADRARWGAAGLAVAGAMLTKQTGGAVLAPVLLMLWTGRRRGAGAVALALGAVLPVAAVAWLTGPARLLFWSVTGSGTYASVAGSVPLAVDRAAAGAAVAAAGCAGLLVPVGALVLARRRAAPPELWVWLAASGVAVTTGFHFFGHYYLQLVPPLALLATSALCALPRRVLRAAVGLSVVSCGYFLGWGFADEPPDLPHSLKVARAVRERTRPTARVLFWGMHPEQYWLADRRPAGRFLTAGLLTNYSGGRGPSRVGEAYGVPGSWPVFRRELARRPPELVVDDSRGKPYAPGRLPSLRAALARSYERVGAVDGAVLYVWKGRGTG from the coding sequence ATGCCCGTCGCACAGCGCGCAGCCGTACCGGCCGGCACCCCCGTCCCGCACGCGCGGCCCCCCTTCGCGCACGAGCCCGCCGCGCCCCCGCGCAACGGCCCCTTCTGGCGCCGTCTGCTGCCCGCGCTGGCCCTCCTCGCCCTCGTCACCCGGCTGCCGTCCTTCGCCCGCCCCCTGTGGAACCCCGACGAGGGCTTCCTCGCCACCGAGGCCCGGATGCTCGGCCAGGGTGCCGTCCTCTACCGCACCGTCGTCGACCGCAAGCCGCCCGTGCTGCCCTGGCTGTACGAGCTGTGCTTCGCGCTCTTCGGCGACGGCTCGCTGCTGCCGGTCAAGGCCCTCGCGGTCCTCGCCCAGCTGCTCACCGCCGTGCTGCTGGCCTCCCTGGCCCGGCGCCGCTGGGGCGAGCGGGCCGGCCGCACCGCCGGGTCGCTCTATCTGCTGGCCTCCGTCTGCCTCGCCCCCGAGGACGCCCAGGCCGCCTGCTTCGAGGTCTTCATGCTGCCGTGGACGGCGGCCGCCATGTGGTGCGCGGACCGGGCCCGCTGGGGCGCCGCCGGGCTGGCGGTCGCGGGCGCGATGCTCACCAAGCAGACCGGGGGAGCGGTCCTCGCGCCCGTACTCCTGATGCTCTGGACCGGCCGCCGGCGCGGGGCGGGCGCCGTCGCCCTGGCGCTCGGCGCCGTCCTGCCGGTGGCCGCCGTCGCCTGGCTGACCGGACCCGCCCGGCTGCTGTTCTGGTCGGTGACCGGCTCGGGGACGTACGCGTCGGTGGCCGGTTCCGTGCCGCTCGCCGTCGACCGGGCTGCGGCGGGCGCGGCCGTCGCCGCGGCGGGCTGCGCGGGGCTGCTCGTCCCGGTCGGCGCCCTGGTCCTCGCCCGCCGCCGCGCCGCGCCGCCCGAGCTGTGGGTCTGGCTCGCCGCCTCCGGCGTCGCCGTCACCACCGGCTTCCACTTCTTCGGGCACTACTACCTCCAGCTCGTTCCGCCGCTCGCCCTGCTCGCCACGTCCGCGCTGTGCGCGTTGCCCCGGCGGGTGCTGCGGGCCGCCGTGGGCCTGTCCGTGGTCTCCTGCGGCTACTTCCTGGGCTGGGGTTTCGCCGACGAACCGCCGGACCTGCCGCACTCCCTGAAGGTCGCCCGGGCCGTCCGCGAGCGCACCCGGCCGACCGCCCGCGTGCTGTTCTGGGGCATGCACCCCGAGCAGTACTGGCTGGCCGACCGCCGCCCCGCGGGGCGCTTCCTGACGGCCGGTCTGCTCACCAACTACAGCGGCGGGCGCGGGCCTTCCCGGGTGGGCGAGGCGTACGGCGTGCCGGGCTCCTGGCCGGTCTTCCGCCGCGAGCTGGCCCGCCGGCCGCCGGAGCTGGTCGTCGACGACTCGCGCGGCAAGCCGTACGCGCCGGGGCGGCTGCCGTCGCTACGGGCCGCGCTGGCACGGTCGTACGAGCGGGTGGGGGCCGTGGACGGTGCGGTGCTGTACGTGTGGAAGGGGCGGGGGACGGGGTGA
- a CDS encoding amino acid permease, producing the protein MSTEQPLRNSRGGRGVFRTKTVEQSIRDTEEPEHALKKSLTALDLTVFGVGVVIGTGIFVLTGKVAKENAGPSVALAFVLAGVVCGLAALCYAEFASTVPVAGSAYTFSYASLGELPAWIIGWDLILELALGCAVVAVGWSGYIRSLMDNAGWHLPVGLEGTHEGRFGFDILACALVLVLTAILVLGMKLSSRVTAVVVAIKVTVVLIVIIVGAFFITGSNYEPFIPDSQSTTAGSDIKAPLIQLIFGFSPSNFGVMGIFSAAAVVFFAFIGFDIVATAAEETRNPQRDVPRGILGSLAICTILYVAVSIVVTGMQKYSDLSTDAPLADAFKATGHPFWAGLISFGAAVGLTTVCMILLLGQSRVFFAMSRDGLLPRIFSRVHPKYGTPYRSTILLGVVVAVLAGFTSIDVLAELVNIGTLFAFVVVALGVVLLRRSRPDLPRAFRTPLVPAVPVLSVLASLWLMLNLTAETWLRFAAWMVLGVVVYFVYGRSHSRVP; encoded by the coding sequence ATGAGCACGGAACAACCCCTCCGGAACAGCCGCGGCGGGCGCGGCGTCTTCCGGACCAAGACGGTGGAGCAGTCCATCCGGGACACCGAGGAGCCGGAGCACGCGCTCAAGAAGTCCCTCACCGCCCTCGACCTCACCGTCTTCGGCGTCGGCGTCGTCATCGGCACCGGCATCTTCGTCCTCACGGGCAAGGTCGCCAAGGAGAACGCCGGCCCCTCGGTGGCGCTCGCCTTCGTCCTCGCCGGCGTCGTGTGCGGGCTCGCGGCGCTCTGCTACGCCGAATTCGCCTCCACCGTGCCGGTGGCCGGCTCCGCGTACACCTTCTCCTACGCCTCCCTCGGCGAGCTGCCCGCGTGGATCATCGGCTGGGACCTGATCCTGGAGCTGGCGCTGGGCTGCGCCGTCGTCGCCGTCGGCTGGTCCGGCTACATCCGCTCGCTGATGGACAACGCGGGCTGGCACCTGCCCGTGGGCCTGGAAGGCACCCACGAGGGCCGCTTCGGCTTCGACATCCTGGCGTGCGCCCTCGTGCTCGTCCTCACCGCGATCCTCGTCCTCGGCATGAAGCTGTCCTCGCGGGTGACGGCCGTCGTGGTCGCCATCAAGGTCACCGTCGTCCTGATCGTGATCATCGTGGGGGCCTTCTTCATCACCGGGTCCAACTACGAGCCCTTCATCCCCGACTCCCAGAGCACCACGGCCGGCAGCGACATCAAGGCACCGCTCATCCAGCTGATCTTCGGCTTCTCGCCGTCGAACTTCGGCGTCATGGGCATCTTCTCCGCGGCCGCCGTCGTCTTCTTCGCCTTCATCGGCTTCGACATCGTGGCCACCGCCGCCGAGGAGACCCGCAACCCCCAGCGCGACGTCCCGCGCGGCATCCTCGGCTCGCTCGCCATCTGCACGATCCTCTACGTGGCCGTGTCCATCGTCGTCACCGGCATGCAGAAGTACAGCGACCTCTCCACCGACGCCCCGCTCGCCGACGCCTTCAAGGCCACCGGCCACCCCTTCTGGGCGGGACTGATCAGCTTCGGCGCGGCCGTCGGCCTCACCACCGTCTGCATGATCCTGCTGCTCGGCCAGAGCCGGGTGTTCTTCGCCATGAGCCGCGACGGGCTGCTGCCCAGGATCTTCTCCCGGGTCCACCCGAAGTACGGCACGCCCTACCGCTCCACGATCCTGCTCGGCGTCGTCGTCGCCGTGCTCGCCGGCTTCACCTCGATCGACGTCCTCGCCGAGCTGGTCAACATCGGCACGCTCTTCGCCTTCGTCGTCGTGGCCCTCGGCGTCGTCCTCCTGCGCCGCTCCCGCCCCGACCTGCCCCGGGCCTTCCGCACCCCGCTCGTCCCCGCCGTGCCCGTCCTGTCCGTCCTCGCCTCCCTGTGGCTGATGCTCAACCTCACCGCCGAGACCTGGCTGCGGTTCGCCGCCTGGATGGTCCTCGGCGTCGTCGTCTACTTCGTCTACGGGCGCTCCCACAGCCGCGTCCCCTGA
- a CDS encoding HAMP domain-containing protein, translating to MLSASRGTRRRKIRRRADMPLLGGARPPIAALLALLLAVAGATALVLGDRDRAGTDTAILGSQQRVAEDGALSLRASLDESVTDLQRAATLFAGPEPVAADTALDKLGKVYNKWRGTAVIDPADGTLLAARGENIPLASLLKDAKGTTEGGTAGTAQGDKGDKGDKGDKGKDGKSPGTGELTAPAPQLVRLRSGETRMLVTAPLRGGDRPRLLVASGTLNVPGISTGENRSLLVVDSAGTVLASDGPPVARTSWAKQAARTAASNFTRTPEPGGHPGASGHLMARTGGGDSDRRTAVGYAAAGRAPGEDSPAGGLGLSVITSVKVTGDPAAVRTQAFGLVAAGVLLVLALVVTWVLMRTVQRPLLQLYLESRRLGRGELDRPVRRFRGREPARIGAALESLRRQSLGERPTRTGRARGGFGTRGTVVVCGVLLLAWAAPLLLLLNRAGGSVTVPKQLVEDQRRRTDTAADRVRKALNEGWADVASVAQIVGAGTKDPAKDGKDEKDDKKAAKDTAADKSVLETTLREHPRYRAVYVLDGDGKVVARAGASPRHPAGRKPYPDSVAQLNTSGKEPAVAAYAAVPDGNGRTLVGEYDPQFLISMVTRPGLGQVWLVDKKHRVIAADRQHGFRAFSKLPGGHLDSLAAKARKDSDGKAVLHRSARSASLAAAAPFTGGGAVKGLEWQVVSEQPTSWLKLPEYTAERHTMLAGLLGVTAAVACLGWLHIIVVRPLRSLADKAEALAAGDRKTVLFPQHHDEVGAVVRNLELIRQRLARPSGRN from the coding sequence ATGTTGTCCGCTTCGCGCGGCACGCGCCGGCGCAAGATACGCCGCCGCGCCGACATGCCCCTGCTGGGTGGCGCCCGGCCGCCGATAGCCGCGCTGCTGGCACTGCTGCTGGCCGTGGCCGGCGCGACGGCGCTCGTCCTGGGCGACCGCGACCGGGCGGGCACCGACACGGCGATACTCGGCTCGCAGCAGCGGGTGGCCGAGGACGGCGCCCTGTCGCTGCGCGCCTCCCTCGACGAGAGCGTCACCGACCTCCAGCGCGCCGCGACCCTCTTCGCGGGCCCCGAGCCCGTGGCGGCCGACACGGCCCTGGACAAGCTCGGCAAGGTCTACAACAAGTGGCGCGGCACCGCCGTCATCGACCCGGCCGACGGTACCCTGCTCGCCGCGCGCGGCGAGAACATCCCGCTCGCCTCCCTCCTCAAGGACGCCAAGGGCACGACGGAGGGCGGGACCGCCGGAACCGCCCAGGGCGACAAGGGCGACAAGGGCGACAAGGGCGACAAGGGCAAGGACGGCAAGTCGCCCGGGACCGGCGAGCTGACCGCCCCCGCCCCGCAGCTGGTGCGGCTGCGCTCGGGCGAGACCCGGATGCTGGTCACGGCCCCGCTGCGGGGCGGCGACCGGCCCCGGCTGCTCGTCGCCTCCGGCACCCTCAACGTCCCCGGCATCTCCACCGGCGAGAACCGCTCCCTGCTGGTCGTCGACTCGGCCGGCACAGTGCTCGCCAGCGACGGCCCGCCCGTGGCCCGTACGTCCTGGGCCAAGCAGGCCGCCCGCACCGCGGCCTCGAACTTCACCAGGACCCCCGAGCCCGGCGGCCACCCCGGCGCCAGCGGCCACCTGATGGCCCGTACGGGCGGCGGCGACAGCGACCGCCGCACGGCCGTGGGCTACGCGGCGGCCGGCCGCGCGCCCGGTGAGGACAGCCCCGCCGGCGGCCTCGGTCTCTCGGTGATCACCTCGGTCAAGGTCACCGGCGACCCGGCGGCCGTCCGCACCCAGGCGTTCGGCCTGGTGGCGGCGGGCGTGCTGCTGGTCCTGGCACTGGTCGTGACCTGGGTGCTGATGCGTACGGTCCAGCGGCCGCTGCTCCAGCTGTACCTGGAGAGCCGCAGGCTCGGCCGCGGTGAACTCGACCGGCCGGTCCGGCGCTTCCGGGGCCGTGAGCCGGCCCGGATCGGCGCCGCACTGGAGAGCCTGCGCCGCCAGAGCCTCGGCGAGCGCCCCACGCGCACCGGCCGGGCCCGCGGCGGCTTCGGCACCCGCGGCACCGTCGTGGTCTGCGGGGTGCTGCTGCTCGCCTGGGCCGCGCCGCTCCTGCTGCTGCTCAACCGCGCGGGCGGTTCCGTGACGGTGCCCAAGCAGCTCGTCGAGGACCAGCGGCGGCGCACCGACACCGCCGCCGACCGGGTCCGCAAGGCGCTCAACGAGGGCTGGGCGGACGTCGCCTCGGTCGCCCAGATCGTCGGCGCGGGCACGAAGGACCCGGCCAAGGACGGCAAGGACGAGAAGGACGACAAGAAGGCGGCCAAGGACACCGCCGCCGACAAGAGCGTCCTGGAGACGACCCTGCGCGAGCACCCCCGCTACCGCGCCGTCTACGTCCTGGACGGCGACGGCAAGGTCGTCGCCCGGGCCGGTGCCTCGCCCCGCCACCCGGCCGGGCGCAAGCCGTACCCGGACTCCGTCGCCCAGCTCAACACCTCCGGCAAGGAGCCGGCCGTCGCCGCGTACGCCGCCGTGCCGGACGGCAACGGCCGCACCCTCGTCGGCGAGTACGACCCGCAGTTCCTCATCTCGATGGTCACCCGGCCCGGCCTCGGCCAGGTCTGGCTGGTCGACAAGAAGCACCGCGTCATCGCCGCCGACCGCCAGCACGGCTTCCGCGCGTTCAGCAAGCTGCCCGGCGGCCACCTCGACTCCCTGGCCGCCAAGGCCCGCAAGGACAGCGACGGCAAGGCGGTCCTGCACCGCTCGGCCCGCTCGGCGTCCCTCGCGGCGGCCGCGCCCTTCACCGGCGGCGGCGCGGTCAAGGGCCTGGAGTGGCAGGTCGTCAGCGAGCAGCCGACGTCCTGGCTGAAGCTGCCCGAGTACACCGCCGAGCGGCACACCATGCTCGCCGGCCTGCTGGGCGTGACCGCGGCCGTCGCCTGCCTGGGCTGGCTGCACATCATCGTCGTCCGGCCGCTGCGCTCGCTCGCCGACAAGGCGGAGGCGCTGGCGGCGGGCGACCGGAAGACCGTGCTGTTCCCGCAGCACCACGACGAGGTCGGCGCCGTCGTCCGCAACCTGGAGCTGATCCGGCAGCGGCTGGCGCGACCCTCCGGAAGGAACTGA
- a CDS encoding C40 family peptidase, translating to MTPKTKDRKKQSLTGRRAVHALVVTGLLGASAYLTVELRDKQPEAAPPVRSVGGSGPTAGAKAAPGERRFERLANPARTVVRAGDGAVLATFTDGARTAVLTGPSRTFTEPKYTSAKVTTDSWVRLLPQQWKEGSEKAAWFTEWFGKSLGSKDPDIFAFSMEYLEGAPQKKDAQGLVYAGDAQFGPLNPGGSEAGDMRLEQSDFYDYLGIPYTFRDGTVERPEPQRLRAMDCSGFVRTVFGYRARYPLMGKDVKGDGLPRTANGMARLSPGVPVLELNGKRPEATDRLQPGDLVFFDIDRRTGDRLDHVGIYLGLDTDGKPRFISSREEANGPTFGDKGGTARLDGNGFYATGLRSAKRL from the coding sequence ATGACCCCGAAGACCAAGGACCGCAAGAAGCAGAGCCTGACCGGCCGCCGCGCGGTGCACGCGCTGGTCGTGACCGGTCTGCTCGGCGCCAGCGCGTACCTCACCGTGGAGCTGCGCGACAAGCAGCCGGAGGCCGCGCCGCCGGTACGGTCCGTGGGCGGCTCCGGGCCCACCGCGGGCGCCAAGGCGGCGCCCGGCGAGCGGCGCTTCGAGCGGCTCGCCAACCCGGCCCGTACGGTCGTCCGCGCCGGGGACGGCGCGGTGCTGGCCACCTTCACCGACGGCGCCCGCACCGCGGTGCTCACCGGCCCCAGCCGTACCTTCACCGAACCGAAGTACACCTCGGCGAAGGTGACCACGGACAGCTGGGTGCGGCTGCTGCCGCAGCAGTGGAAGGAGGGCTCGGAGAAGGCCGCCTGGTTCACCGAGTGGTTCGGGAAGTCCCTGGGCAGCAAGGACCCCGACATCTTCGCCTTCTCCATGGAGTACCTGGAGGGCGCACCGCAGAAGAAGGACGCGCAGGGGCTCGTCTACGCGGGCGACGCCCAGTTCGGCCCGCTCAACCCGGGCGGTTCGGAGGCGGGCGACATGCGCCTGGAGCAGTCGGACTTCTACGACTACCTGGGCATCCCGTACACCTTCCGGGACGGCACCGTGGAGCGCCCCGAGCCGCAGCGGCTGCGGGCCATGGACTGCTCGGGCTTCGTGCGCACCGTCTTCGGCTACCGCGCCCGCTACCCGCTGATGGGCAAGGACGTGAAGGGCGACGGCCTGCCCCGCACGGCCAACGGCATGGCGCGCCTCTCCCCCGGCGTCCCCGTCCTGGAGCTGAACGGCAAGCGCCCCGAGGCCACCGACCGGCTCCAGCCGGGCGACCTCGTCTTCTTCGACATCGACCGCCGCACCGGCGACCGTCTGGACCACGTGGGCATCTACCTGGGCCTGGACACGGACGGCAAGCCCCGCTTCATCTCCAGCCGCGAGGAGGCCAACGGCCCGACGTTCGGCGACAAGGGCGGCACGGCCCGCCTGGACGGCAACGGCTTCTACGCGACGGGGCTGCGCAGCGCGAAGCGGCTCTGA
- a CDS encoding NTP pyrophosphohydrolase has product MTALLVVDAANVVGSVPDGWWRDRRGAAVRLRDRLAAGGPALPVDPAEVVLVVEGAARGVESVPGVRVESAGGSGDDRIVELVAGRAPGRRCVVVTADRELRERVRALGAEVLGPRSVHRREREEPGPEQAP; this is encoded by the coding sequence ATGACCGCACTTCTTGTCGTGGATGCCGCGAATGTCGTCGGTTCGGTGCCCGACGGGTGGTGGCGCGACCGCCGGGGCGCCGCCGTCCGGCTGCGGGACCGGCTGGCCGCGGGCGGCCCGGCGCTGCCGGTGGACCCGGCGGAGGTCGTCCTGGTGGTGGAGGGCGCCGCGCGCGGCGTGGAGTCGGTGCCGGGCGTGCGGGTCGAGTCCGCCGGGGGCAGCGGCGACGACCGGATCGTCGAGCTGGTGGCCGGGCGGGCCCCGGGGCGGCGCTGCGTGGTGGTCACCGCGGACCGGGAGCTGCGCGAGCGCGTCCGCGCCCTGGGCGCGGAGGTCCTGGGGCCGAGGTCGGTGCACCGGCGGGAGCGGGAAGAGCCCGGGCCCGAGCAGGCGCCGTAG
- a CDS encoding poly-gamma-glutamate biosynthesis protein PgsC/CapC yields MIPAVLTPEIAAIGIALGLLFSLVCYLTTNLSPGGMITPGWLALTLVEDLQRAAMVVGITVLTYLSTLLLQRYVILYGKRLFAAVVLTGVVLQATLHIILQQQFPLMYANQTLGFIVPGLIAYQLVRQPKGATLLATGTVSLANYVVLTAGILLGFMPTA; encoded by the coding sequence TTGATCCCCGCCGTCCTCACCCCGGAGATCGCCGCCATCGGGATCGCCCTGGGCCTGCTGTTCTCGCTGGTCTGCTATCTGACGACCAACCTCTCCCCCGGTGGCATGATCACCCCCGGCTGGCTGGCCCTCACCCTGGTCGAGGACCTCCAGCGCGCGGCCATGGTGGTCGGCATCACCGTGCTGACGTACCTGTCCACGCTGCTGCTCCAGCGGTACGTGATCCTCTACGGCAAGCGGCTGTTCGCCGCGGTCGTGCTCACCGGCGTGGTGCTCCAGGCGACCCTGCACATCATCCTCCAGCAGCAGTTCCCGCTGATGTACGCCAACCAGACGCTCGGCTTCATCGTCCCGGGCCTGATCGCCTATCAGCTGGTCCGCCAGCCGAAGGGCGCGACGCTGCTGGCCACGGGCACGGTCTCGCTGGCCAACTACGTCGTCCTCACCGCCGGCATCCTGCTCGGCTTCATGCCCACCGCCTGA
- the pgsB gene encoding poly-gamma-glutamate synthase PgsB: MLFLYTVLVICCAIVLVAGVIEQRRHFTNLDLIPTRVLINGIRGKSSITRLCAGALRGGGLVTVAKTTGTAARFIHPDATEEPVYRKFGIANVVEQIGIVRRAAAYRPHALVIECMAVMPALQEVNQTKLIRSTIGVLCNVREDHLAEMGPTLDDVARSLSRSMPHGGICVTAEVDRLHILQEEADKRDCRLIAVDPETVTDAELRGFSWFTFKENVAIALAVAELLGVERATALQGMYDAPPDPGVLSVERYRTPEGVPFRFANVFAANDPESTLMNVEQLLGLGAIERPLHVLINCRPDRVERNGQMGEIIPRLAPDSVFLIGHPTKSAADAIPAEWRDRVVDLGGDRRDPAELEREILGRLGPGASLVAIGNIHGQGELLLERLAELPADEAAQAERPAEPEEPPVYVPTYIEPTGDFR; encoded by the coding sequence GTGCTCTTCCTCTACACGGTCCTGGTGATCTGCTGTGCGATCGTGCTGGTCGCCGGGGTGATCGAGCAGCGCCGGCACTTCACCAACCTCGACCTCATCCCCACCCGGGTGCTGATCAACGGCATCCGGGGCAAGAGCTCCATCACCCGGCTGTGCGCGGGGGCGCTGCGCGGCGGCGGGCTGGTCACGGTCGCCAAGACCACCGGCACCGCGGCCCGCTTCATCCACCCGGACGCCACCGAGGAGCCGGTCTACCGCAAGTTCGGCATCGCCAACGTCGTCGAGCAGATCGGCATCGTGCGGCGCGCCGCCGCGTACCGCCCGCACGCCCTGGTGATCGAGTGCATGGCGGTGATGCCGGCGCTCCAGGAGGTCAACCAGACCAAGCTGATCCGCTCCACGATCGGTGTGCTGTGCAACGTCCGTGAGGACCACCTGGCCGAGATGGGCCCGACCCTGGACGACGTCGCCCGGTCGCTGAGCCGGTCCATGCCGCACGGCGGGATCTGTGTGACGGCCGAGGTCGACCGGCTGCACATCCTCCAGGAGGAGGCAGACAAGCGCGACTGCCGGCTGATCGCGGTGGACCCGGAGACGGTCACCGACGCGGAGCTGCGCGGCTTCAGCTGGTTCACGTTCAAGGAGAACGTCGCCATCGCGCTGGCCGTCGCCGAGCTGCTGGGCGTCGAGCGCGCCACGGCCCTCCAGGGGATGTACGACGCGCCGCCGGACCCCGGTGTGCTGTCCGTGGAGCGCTACCGCACCCCCGAGGGCGTGCCGTTCCGCTTCGCCAACGTCTTCGCGGCCAACGACCCCGAGTCGACGCTGATGAACGTCGAGCAGCTGCTCGGCCTCGGCGCCATCGAGCGGCCGCTGCACGTGCTGATCAACTGCCGCCCCGACCGTGTCGAGCGCAACGGGCAGATGGGCGAGATCATCCCCCGGCTGGCCCCCGACTCGGTCTTCCTCATCGGCCATCCCACCAAGAGCGCCGCCGACGCGATCCCCGCCGAGTGGCGCGACCGTGTCGTCGACCTGGGCGGTGACCGCCGCGACCCGGCCGAACTGGAGCGCGAGATCCTGGGCCGGCTCGGCCCGGGCGCCTCGCTGGTGGCCATCGGCAACATCCACGGCCAGGGCGAGCTGCTGCTGGAGCGGCTGGCCGAGCTGCCGGCGGACGAGGCGGCGCAGGCCGAGCGGCCGGCGGAGCCGGAGGAGCCCCCCGTGTATGTCCCGACGTATATAGAGCCCACAGGAGACTTCCGTTGA
- the dxs gene encoding 1-deoxy-D-xylulose-5-phosphate synthase, which produces MALLSRIRGPRDLDRLSPEQLDQLAAEIRTFLVDAVSKTGGHLGPNLGVVELTIAMHRVFESPKDKVLFDTGHQAYVHKLLTGRQDFARLRTKGGLSGYPSREESEHDVIENSHASTVLGWADGLAKANQVLGRKDHVVAVIGDGALTGGMAWEALNNIAVAKDRPLVIVVNDNERSYEPTIGGLANHLATLRTTDGYERFLARGKDLLERTPVLGKPLYETLHGAKKGLKDFIAPQGMFEDLGLKYVGPIDGHDIEALESALQRAKRFGGPVLVHCLTQKGRGYKHAEQNEADRFHGIGAIHPDTGLPLASSGASWTSVFADEMVELGKEREDIVAITAAMMQPVGLGKFAKAFPERVYDVGIAEQHAATSAAGLATGGLHPVFAVYATFLNRAFDQVLMDVALHKCGVTFVLDRAGVTGDDGASHNGMWDMSILQVVPGLRIAAPRDADQVRAQLREAVEVKDAPTVVRYSKGTVGPAVEAVGRVGGMDVLRKPAEGVERPDVLIVSVGALAPMCLEIADLLDKQGISATVVDPRWVKPVDEALPGLAAEHRVVVTVEDNGRTGGVGAAVSQALRDADVDLPLRDFGIPQRFLDHASRKEVMAEIGLTAPDIARQVTGLVAKLDGRYEEVSGTDEVVAEAARD; this is translated from the coding sequence GTGGCGCTGCTATCCCGCATCAGGGGACCGCGCGATCTGGACCGGCTGAGCCCGGAGCAGCTCGATCAGCTCGCCGCGGAGATCCGGACCTTCCTCGTCGACGCCGTGTCCAAGACCGGTGGACACCTCGGGCCCAACCTCGGGGTGGTCGAGCTCACCATCGCCATGCACCGGGTCTTCGAGTCGCCGAAGGACAAGGTCCTCTTCGACACCGGCCACCAGGCGTACGTCCACAAGCTGCTCACCGGCCGCCAGGACTTCGCACGGCTGCGGACCAAGGGCGGGCTGTCCGGCTACCCCTCGCGCGAGGAGTCCGAGCACGACGTCATCGAGAACAGCCACGCCTCCACGGTCCTGGGCTGGGCCGACGGCCTCGCCAAGGCCAACCAGGTGCTGGGCCGCAAGGACCACGTCGTCGCCGTGATCGGTGACGGCGCGCTCACCGGCGGTATGGCCTGGGAGGCGCTGAACAACATCGCCGTGGCCAAGGACCGCCCGCTCGTCATCGTCGTCAACGACAACGAGCGCTCGTACGAGCCCACCATCGGCGGCCTCGCCAACCACCTGGCCACCCTGCGCACCACGGACGGCTACGAGCGCTTCCTGGCCCGCGGCAAGGACCTGCTGGAGCGCACGCCGGTGCTCGGCAAGCCGCTCTACGAGACGCTGCACGGCGCCAAGAAGGGCCTCAAGGACTTCATCGCCCCGCAGGGCATGTTCGAGGACCTCGGCCTGAAGTACGTCGGCCCCATCGACGGCCACGACATCGAGGCCCTGGAGTCCGCGCTCCAGCGTGCCAAGCGCTTCGGCGGCCCCGTCCTCGTGCACTGCCTCACCCAGAAGGGCCGCGGCTACAAGCACGCCGAGCAGAACGAGGCGGACCGCTTCCACGGCATCGGCGCCATCCACCCCGACACCGGTCTGCCCCTCGCCTCCTCCGGCGCTAGCTGGACCTCCGTCTTCGCCGACGAGATGGTCGAGCTCGGCAAGGAGCGCGAGGACATCGTCGCCATCACGGCCGCGATGATGCAGCCGGTCGGCCTCGGCAAGTTCGCCAAGGCCTTCCCCGAGCGCGTCTACGACGTCGGCATCGCCGAGCAGCATGCCGCCACCTCGGCGGCCGGCCTCGCGACGGGCGGTCTGCACCCGGTCTTCGCGGTGTACGCCACGTTCCTCAACCGCGCCTTCGACCAGGTCCTGATGGACGTCGCCCTGCACAAGTGCGGCGTGACCTTCGTCCTGGACCGGGCCGGCGTCACCGGTGACGACGGCGCCTCGCACAACGGCATGTGGGACATGTCGATCCTCCAGGTCGTGCCCGGCCTGCGGATCGCCGCCCCGCGCGACGCCGACCAGGTGCGCGCCCAGCTCCGCGAGGCCGTCGAGGTCAAGGACGCCCCCACCGTCGTGCGCTACTCCAAGGGCACGGTCGGCCCCGCCGTCGAGGCCGTCGGCCGCGTCGGCGGCATGGACGTGCTGCGGAAGCCCGCCGAGGGCGTCGAGCGCCCCGACGTCCTCATCGTCTCCGTCGGCGCCCTCGCCCCGATGTGCCTGGAGATCGCCGACCTGCTCGACAAGCAGGGCATCTCCGCGACCGTCGTCGACCCGCGCTGGGTCAAGCCCGTCGACGAGGCCCTGCCCGGCCTCGCCGCCGAGCACCGCGTCGTCGTCACCGTCGAGGACAACGGCCGCACGGGCGGCGTCGGCGCGGCGGTCTCGCAGGCGCTGCGCGACGCCGACGTCGACCTCCCGCTGCGCGACTTCGGCATCCCGCAGCGCTTCCTCGACCACGCCTCCCGCAAGGAGGTCATGGCCGAGATCGGGCTGACCGCCCCGGACATCGCCCGCCAGGTCACCGGCCTGGTCGCCAAGCTGGACGGGCGCTACGAGGAGGTCTCCGGGACGGACGAGGTCGTGGCCGAGGCCGCCCGCGACTGA